A part of Amphiprion ocellaris isolate individual 3 ecotype Okinawa chromosome 16, ASM2253959v1, whole genome shotgun sequence genomic DNA contains:
- the LOC111576064 gene encoding phytanoyl-CoA hydroxylase-interacting protein-like has protein sequence MEVPGLAHNITSPLSPCEGMIKDLSLDAIQLCERDGSKSQDGSISEMEELPVPQNIKISNITCDSFKICWDMEARSKERITHYFIDLNKKENKNSNKFKHKDVPTKLVAKAVPLPMTVRGHWFLSPRTEYTVAVQTASKQTDGDYAVSEWSEIIEFCTADYKLRHCENLMRSLSYVLTQLLSCSLLNLREEQENRMLPSVKDNSGSHGSPISGKLEGIFFSCNTEFNTGKPPQDSPYGRHRFEVRADTLFNPDTNLYFGDFYCMYTAYHYVILVLAPKGSSGDEFCKQRLPALDITNNRFLTCKQDKEGEGSLVFHHAQDVILEVIYTEPVDLALGTVAEISGHQLMSLSTVNAKKDPSCKTCNISVGR, from the exons ATGGAGGTACCAGGTTTGGCGCACAACATCACCAGTCCGCTAAGTCCCTGCGAGGGGATGATCAAGGACCTGAGCTTGGACGCCATACAGTTATGCGAGCGCGATG GAAGTAAATCCCAGGATGGCAGCATCTCTGAGATGGAGGAGCTTCCCGTTCCTCAGAACATCAAGATCAGCAACATCACCTGCGACTCCTTCAAGATCTGCTGGGACATGGAGGCTCGCAGCAAGGAGCGCATCACGCACTACTTCATTGACCTGAACAAGAAGGAgaacaaaaactcaaacaagttCAAACACAAG GACGTTCCTACCAAGCTCGTGGCCAAGGCAGTGCCGCTGCCCATGACGGTCCGAGGCCACTGGTTCCTGAGCCCACGCACAGAGTACACCGTGGCCGTCCAAACTGCATCAAAACAGACTGACGGAGACTACGCTGTCTCCGAGTGGAGTGAGATCATCGAGTTCTGCACTGCTG actataagctgcgtCACTGTGagaatttaatgag GTCCCTCAGTTATGTATTGACCCAGCTACTTTCCTGCTCTTTGTTGAACTTAAGGGAGGAGCAAGAAAACCGGATGCTGCCGTCAGTGAAAGACAACAGCGGCAGCCATGGATCACCCATCAGTGGCAAGCTGGAGGGAATTTTCTTCAGCTGCAACACGGAGTTCAACACAGGCAAGCCTCCGCAGGACTCCCCGTACGGTCGCCATCGCTTCGAGGTCCGTGCCGACACACTCTTCAACCCTGACACCAACCTGTACTTTGGAGACTTCTACTGCATGTACACGGCCTACCACTACGTCATTCTAGTCCTGGCACCCAAGGGCTCCAGCGGCGATGAGTTCTGTAAGCAGAGGCTGCCTGCCCTCGACATAACCAACAACCGCTTCCTCACCTGCAAACAGGACAAAGAAGGGGAAGGCAGTCTGGTGTTTCACCACGCCCAGGACGTCATCCTGGAGGTGATCTACACAGAGCCTGTAGACCTGGCGTTGGGCACGGTGGCGGAGATCAGCGGGCACCAACTGATGAGTCTGTCCACGGTAAATGCCAAGAAGGACCCCAGCTGCAAGACCTGCAACATCAGTGTGGGACGCTAA